One region of Diabrotica undecimpunctata isolate CICGRU chromosome 6, icDiaUnde3, whole genome shotgun sequence genomic DNA includes:
- the LOC140442900 gene encoding juvenile hormone acid O-methyltransferase-like isoform X1 — MYVYQSVFKILVKNVAMNLPKLLPKDNIYILRCTQQHLQKYRHLLQWKPDASIMECGFGTGENSVKSLIPLLPQDYIEFVGSDISKHRLQTAKRNIYIPRFATVELDIITKHIPRELQNRFDHIFGFFVIDVLHNPRQAFRNFHTMLKPGGSVFLNFFERIPVDGMFHNLRSHPKWGKYRQEDAISVYYYTQNPKEEYRKDIEAAGFKNYVYNDEIHHHVFKSEEECRDLHTSVNPILHNIPKEEYDEYIEDYIKEKENTPIFRITYENGKRTISAEYKMFVFHATKNV, encoded by the exons ATGTACGTGTATCaatcagtttttaaaatattagtGAAAAACGTGGCAATGAATTTACCAAAACTACTACCCAAGGATAACATCTACATCTTAAGATGTACACAGCAGCATCTGCAGAAATATAGACACTTACTACAATGGAAACCAGACGCTTCTATCATGGAGTGTGGATTTGGTACTGGCGAAAACTCAGTAAAAAGTTTGATTCCTCTTCTTCCACAAGATTATATAGAATTTGTTGGTTCTGATATATCCAAACACAGGTTACAGACAGccaaaagaaatatttatattcccAGATTTGCTACTGTGGAATTGGACATAATTACAAAACATATTCCTCGAGAGTTACAGAATAGGTTCGACCATATCTTTGGTTTCTTTGTTATTGATGTTCTTCACAATCCTAG GCAAGCGTTTAGAAACTTCCACACGATGCTTAAACCAGGAGGTTCAgtctttcttaatttttttgaacGTATTCCAGTAGACGGGATGTTCCACAATTTAAGATCTCACCCAAAATGGGGAAAGTACCGTCAGGAAGATGCCATCTCAGTATATTATTATACTCAAAATCCTAAAGAGGAATATAGAAAAGATATAGAAGCAGCTGGGTTTAAAAACTATGTTTACAATGACGAAATTCACCATCACGTGTTTAAGTCGGAAGAGGAATGTAGAG ATCTTCATACATCTGTAAATCCAATTCTGCATAACATACCCAAAGAAGAGTATGACGAATATATAGAGGATtacataaaagaaaaagaaaacactCCAATTTTTCGCATAACTTACGAAAACGGAAAACGAACAATTTCAGCAGAATACAAGATGTTTGTGTTTCACGCAACCAAAAATGTTTAA
- the LOC140442900 gene encoding juvenile hormone acid O-methyltransferase-like isoform X2, producing MQLPKHWSRSCGIVLEITNEHLQKYAHLLKWRNNASILECGIATGENSVKSIIPILPQDYKEFVATDKSKNMLEFAKNVINIPRSTVCEFDVNVRHPPLNMENRFDHIFGFFLIHMVDNPRQAFRNFHTMLKPGGSVFLNFFERIPVDGMFHNLRSHPKWGKYRQEDAISVYYYTQNPKEEYRKDIEAAGFKNYVYNDEIHHHVFKSEEECRDLHTSVNPILHNIPKEEYDEYIEDYIKEKENTPIFRITYENGKRTISAEYKMFVFHATKNV from the exons ATGCAATTACCGAAGCACTGGTCTAGGAGTTGTGGAATAGTTTTGGAAATTACAAACGAGCATCTTCAAAAGTACGCACATCTATTAAAGTGGAGAAACAATGCATCGATTTTAGAATGTGGAATAGCTACGGGGGAAAATTCGGTAAAAAGCATTATTCCAATTCTTCCACAAGATTACAAGGAATTTGTTGCTACTGATAAATCAAAAAATATGCTGGAATTTGCTAAGAACGTTATCAATATACCAAGATCTACTGTTTGTGAATTTGATGTAAACGTACGACATCCGCCACTAAACATGGAAAATAGGTTCGATCAtatttttggattttttcttATTCATATGGTGGATAATCCAAG GCAAGCGTTTAGAAACTTCCACACGATGCTTAAACCAGGAGGTTCAgtctttcttaatttttttgaacGTATTCCAGTAGACGGGATGTTCCACAATTTAAGATCTCACCCAAAATGGGGAAAGTACCGTCAGGAAGATGCCATCTCAGTATATTATTATACTCAAAATCCTAAAGAGGAATATAGAAAAGATATAGAAGCAGCTGGGTTTAAAAACTATGTTTACAATGACGAAATTCACCATCACGTGTTTAAGTCGGAAGAGGAATGTAGAG ATCTTCATACATCTGTAAATCCAATTCTGCATAACATACCCAAAGAAGAGTATGACGAATATATAGAGGATtacataaaagaaaaagaaaacactCCAATTTTTCGCATAACTTACGAAAACGGAAAACGAACAATTTCAGCAGAATACAAGATGTTTGTGTTTCACGCAACCAAAAATGTTTAA